A region from the Salidesulfovibrio onnuriiensis genome encodes:
- a CDS encoding substrate-binding periplasmic protein — MKRTILFTAVALLVLSFPAFGQDTISFATVDWQPYAGEYLPEYGVGSAIIAEACRRVGLKASFHFMPWKRAMDDVARGKYDALYSAYYSEERARTYALSRPYIHGQLVLCARKGNRLKWDGTIRSLAPYRLGVVLGYVNTPEFDGADYLQKDVAPSDLLNLSKLLNDRLDAVVIDKFQAIYLLKNSCTLPGSVNDVDFLFPPLDEKDIYVMFSKELPGWENRLERFNKGLEMIEADCVKDKIMMKFGFIEPENPKEQGMVKKSCD; from the coding sequence ATGAAGAGAACAATCCTGTTTACGGCAGTGGCGCTGCTTGTGTTGTCTTTCCCGGCCTTCGGCCAGGACACCATTTCGTTCGCCACCGTGGACTGGCAGCCCTATGCCGGGGAATACCTGCCCGAATACGGGGTGGGGTCGGCCATCATTGCCGAAGCCTGCCGCAGGGTGGGGCTCAAGGCCAGCTTCCATTTCATGCCCTGGAAACGGGCCATGGATGATGTGGCCCGGGGCAAGTACGACGCCTTGTACAGCGCCTATTACAGCGAGGAACGGGCCAGGACCTATGCGCTATCCCGGCCATATATTCACGGTCAGCTCGTGCTTTGCGCCCGAAAGGGCAACAGGCTGAAATGGGATGGCACCATCCGTTCCCTGGCTCCCTATCGTCTGGGCGTTGTCCTGGGATATGTGAATACCCCGGAATTCGACGGCGCCGATTATCTCCAGAAGGACGTGGCTCCGAGCGACCTGCTCAATCTCAGCAAACTTCTGAATGATCGTCTGGACGCCGTTGTCATCGACAAATTCCAGGCCATCTATCTGCTCAAGAACAGCTGTACCCTACCGGGGTCGGTCAATGATGTGGATTTCCTTTTCCCCCCGCTGGATGAGAAGGATATCTACGTCATGTTTTCCAAGGAACTGCCAGGTTGGGAGAATCGACTGGAACGTTTTAACAAGGGCCTGGAGATGATAGAGGCGGACTGTGTAAAGGATAAAATAATGATGAAGTTTGGTTTTATAGAACCTGAAAATCCAAAAGAGCAGGGTATGGTCAAGAAGTCCTGCGACTAG